One Leptospira noumeaensis DNA window includes the following coding sequences:
- a CDS encoding LA_0364 family Cys-rich lipoprotein — protein sequence MKLNIIISFLFFFLQCGSPFSFRSACYDRNKCSTIEGDCFLRNDAFYKISTNSPEYSSIDLTAIVGSCIGLEKTCRKNCESGTIF from the coding sequence ATGAAATTAAACATCATCATTAGTTTTTTGTTTTTTTTCCTTCAGTGTGGGTCACCATTTTCGTTTCGGTCGGCCTGTTATGATCGTAACAAATGTTCTACGATTGAAGGAGATTGTTTTTTGCGAAATGACGCGTTTTATAAAATATCTACGAATAGTCCTGAATACAGCTCCATAGACTTAACGGCTATTGTTGGCAGTTGTATAGGATTAGAAAAAACTTGTCGCAAAAATTGCGAAAGTGGAACTATTTTTTAG
- a CDS encoding TetR/AcrR family transcriptional regulator produces the protein MKGSPRHRILEIAKKRFYQQGYYHTGINQLIRESGTAKASFYDHYPSKRDLGIRVIQSYGADVLLWFRQILRESHTPDDFITQLSQAVTIQMHEDASYYQGCPIAIFSCQFPVGEQPFSDEFKSIAFRWETLFAVYIGKWQASDFLEDKIDAMEMARDLINLYEGALINWRISLNEVYIKRMLVHMKQIFDFGAKK, from the coding sequence ATGAAAGGCTCTCCCCGACACCGCATCCTCGAAATCGCCAAAAAACGATTTTACCAACAAGGATACTACCATACAGGTATCAACCAACTCATCCGCGAATCGGGAACTGCCAAAGCTTCTTTCTATGACCATTACCCCTCCAAACGGGATTTAGGAATTCGAGTCATCCAATCTTATGGAGCCGATGTCCTTCTTTGGTTTCGGCAAATTCTAAGGGAATCCCATACCCCCGATGATTTTATAACCCAACTCTCCCAAGCTGTAACTATCCAGATGCATGAAGATGCCTCTTATTACCAAGGCTGTCCCATTGCTATATTTTCGTGCCAATTCCCTGTCGGAGAACAACCGTTTAGTGATGAATTTAAATCCATTGCTTTCCGATGGGAGACCCTATTTGCAGTGTATATAGGTAAATGGCAAGCGAGTGATTTTTTGGAAGATAAAATTGATGCGATGGAAATGGCGAGAGACTTAATCAACCTTTATGAAGGAGCCCTTATCAACTGGAGGATTTCCTTAAATGAAGTTTATATCAAACGAATGTTAGTTCATATGAAACAGATTTTTGACTTTGGAGCTAAAAAATAG
- a CDS encoding acyl-CoA thioesterase translates to MPHITEIPILWSHMDANGHVNNGVYQTYFDEARIQALENEGFSIQEMREKKVGPVMVKAELSYHKPLHHPDRVRIETGFQDMSKIKGKVIQNMFRVSDGALVCAAIFSALFFDFEKNRPWKLPDTFLEKFRVD, encoded by the coding sequence ATGCCCCACATCACCGAAATCCCCATCCTCTGGTCTCACATGGACGCCAATGGCCACGTAAATAACGGCGTGTACCAGACTTATTTTGATGAAGCACGAATCCAAGCTCTTGAAAACGAAGGATTCTCAATCCAGGAAATGCGTGAAAAAAAAGTAGGCCCGGTGATGGTAAAAGCTGAGTTATCTTACCACAAACCCCTCCATCATCCAGATAGGGTTCGCATTGAAACGGGATTTCAAGATATGTCGAAAATTAAAGGGAAGGTCATTCAAAACATGTTTCGTGTTTCTGACGGAGCTCTTGTTTGCGCGGCAATATTTTCGGCTTTGTTCTTTGATTTTGAAAAAAACAGACCTTGGAAACTTCCTGATACTTTTTTAGAAAAGTTTAGAGTGGATTAG
- a CDS encoding fibronectin type III domain-containing protein, producing MLRKTKHRIAIGTIFIVVSLMIAGFQSKPITGKTESKSSARKPGLIPDPFELYQSIPPFRSELVSSDLPGNFDFSIEFPTPADQGTYKDNVGYTVGYGLISYLEAQKKGIRNLSSLGPTSANGQKQLYSPNFIYNQLNSGKDQAVSLLDGLVLAESRGSVSLQQMNESSSSFRTRPKADIVEVGRKARLRRIYRVEPHDLTSIKLALAEKRPVLIGYLVYENFRDPKPDSIFEKGTGEILGAQSLVLLGYNDKKKAFKVWNTWGTTWGDQGYLWISYDTFPMYTKSAYVADSETENELLTQNRLNDALESLEYGEHNLFPPKEVFASRGDFSDRIRISWSREKRAIGYEVYRKRKIDSKYQLVGLSKQAFFEDFGIQKGVAYNYRVASLDENFLSKASIDSNDGYAVDPTKPAGILPVTNLHAVVAPTNDRILLEWDPQPISTTYTVYKWNPTARIYRFLGKTEKTSYIDLKASRNGDSEIYQVIPERNQLIGESSYYVSAHLDPSEVLKPRPKNLTASKGSYAGVTILQWEGSPSAVSYHIFRKTNGAWKQIASTTDLQFKDDTSYEKESFYAVASEFEGGLFSLPSEPDIGFPSLVAGRSLGIKSPELNVSENRKTSEFIFTWNGIPKVTSYKIYMRKKNDSEWSLVKETSETNFKLQNLTKNQFYFFAIQSVSKGIGESLFSKPVTSVISDTVVDIKKVKTFGESAIQKFIGPWTAMYWDGKNKVKPVRLTIEAEDVEGNIIMKWNENEIFRGKNIVDSDLLEEKGKWKIKLSPNYESLSGEFEDKILVPEKSQLSFIRE from the coding sequence ATGTTACGGAAAACCAAACATCGAATTGCGATTGGAACCATTTTTATTGTTGTTTCGCTTATGATCGCCGGGTTCCAATCCAAACCCATTACCGGAAAAACAGAATCCAAATCCTCTGCTAGAAAACCAGGCCTTATCCCCGATCCATTTGAATTATACCAAAGTATTCCACCATTTCGCTCCGAACTGGTAAGTTCTGATTTACCAGGAAACTTTGATTTTTCTATTGAATTTCCAACACCCGCTGACCAAGGCACTTACAAAGATAACGTTGGGTATACAGTCGGTTATGGACTCATCTCTTATTTAGAAGCCCAAAAAAAAGGGATTCGTAATCTATCCTCATTAGGGCCTACTTCCGCAAATGGACAAAAACAATTATACTCACCTAACTTTATTTATAACCAACTAAATAGTGGGAAAGACCAAGCAGTTTCCTTATTGGATGGATTGGTGCTCGCTGAAAGTCGAGGTTCTGTATCCTTACAACAAATGAACGAATCCTCATCTAGTTTTAGGACTAGGCCCAAAGCAGATATTGTTGAGGTAGGTCGAAAGGCAAGACTACGCAGGATTTATAGAGTTGAACCACATGACCTAACTTCAATTAAACTGGCGTTAGCAGAAAAACGGCCTGTTCTCATTGGGTATTTGGTTTATGAGAATTTTAGAGATCCAAAACCTGACTCTATTTTTGAAAAGGGGACTGGCGAAATATTAGGTGCCCAGTCTCTTGTCCTTTTGGGTTATAACGACAAAAAGAAAGCATTTAAGGTATGGAATACTTGGGGAACTACGTGGGGTGACCAAGGGTATTTATGGATCTCCTACGACACTTTTCCCATGTATACAAAATCAGCCTATGTTGCTGATTCAGAAACTGAAAACGAACTCCTAACTCAGAATAGACTAAATGATGCATTGGAATCTTTAGAATACGGCGAACACAATCTATTCCCACCCAAAGAAGTATTTGCCTCTCGAGGTGATTTTTCTGATCGGATACGGATCAGTTGGTCTAGAGAAAAACGTGCTATTGGATACGAAGTCTACCGTAAACGTAAAATCGACAGTAAATACCAACTGGTGGGACTTTCGAAACAAGCTTTTTTTGAAGACTTTGGAATCCAAAAAGGTGTGGCATACAATTATCGTGTGGCAAGTTTAGATGAAAACTTCCTTTCTAAAGCATCAATCGACTCAAACGATGGTTATGCGGTTGATCCAACAAAACCTGCCGGAATATTACCAGTGACAAATCTCCATGCTGTGGTCGCACCAACCAATGATCGCATTTTATTGGAATGGGATCCGCAGCCAATCTCCACAACTTATACAGTTTATAAATGGAATCCCACAGCAAGGATCTACCGATTTTTAGGTAAAACTGAAAAAACATCGTATATTGATTTAAAAGCCAGTCGTAACGGTGATAGCGAAATTTACCAAGTCATTCCCGAAAGAAACCAACTCATTGGCGAATCTAGTTATTATGTTTCTGCCCATTTGGATCCATCGGAAGTTTTAAAACCGAGACCAAAAAATCTAACCGCATCGAAAGGATCCTACGCTGGTGTAACCATTTTACAATGGGAAGGATCGCCGAGTGCTGTCTCTTACCATATCTTTCGAAAAACTAATGGGGCTTGGAAACAAATTGCATCTACAACTGACCTACAATTCAAAGATGATACCTCTTATGAAAAGGAATCGTTTTATGCTGTGGCATCTGAATTTGAAGGTGGATTGTTTAGCCTGCCTTCAGAACCAGACATTGGGTTCCCCTCTCTCGTAGCAGGAAGGTCACTCGGAATCAAATCTCCTGAACTGAACGTTTCAGAGAACAGAAAAACAAGCGAATTTATATTCACTTGGAATGGGATCCCCAAGGTAACTTCTTATAAAATTTACATGCGTAAAAAAAATGATTCGGAGTGGAGTCTTGTCAAAGAAACCTCCGAAACAAATTTTAAATTACAAAATCTAACAAAAAACCAATTTTATTTTTTTGCCATCCAATCTGTTTCCAAAGGGATTGGTGAAAGTTTATTTTCAAAACCTGTCACGTCGGTCATTTCCGATACAGTGGTTGATATTAAAAAAGTAAAAACCTTTGGTGAGTCCGCAATACAAAAGTTTATTGGCCCTTGGACAGCAATGTACTGGGATGGGAAAAACAAAGTGAAACCAGTTCGATTGACCATTGAAGCGGAAGATGTAGAAGGAAATATCATCATGAAGTGGAATGAAAACGAAATTTTTCGCGGTAAAAATATTGTAGATTCTGATCTTCTAGAAGAAAAAGGAAAATGGAAAATCAAACTATCTCCTAACTACGAATCTTTGTCAGGTGAGTTTGAAGATAAAATTTTAGTTCCAGAGAAAAGTCAACTTTCCTTCATTCGCGAATAA
- a CDS encoding energy transducer TonB — MKSYTLSLQYKLRRFGLFRASLFASVGLHVFCYLIYFILTLPSNAAFQETSMEDMDVSFEEIPPELLGGTSSPAPVEKQEWVEGSNKDAEEKPDNSDLNPNQLSGNGTDKDGYLFSFNGDRPPTPIIDFDLKAYFPEAAKAANISQRTVIVMVQVDEHGVLQGVKVVSGRAGYGFDEAAIRIIQRARFSPGYDKGKPTRMAHRLPISFDLEED; from the coding sequence ATGAAATCATATACATTATCTTTGCAATACAAACTGAGAAGGTTTGGACTCTTTCGAGCCAGTCTTTTCGCCTCAGTTGGGTTGCATGTATTTTGTTATTTGATTTATTTTATACTCACACTTCCGAGTAACGCAGCCTTCCAAGAAACTTCGATGGAAGATATGGATGTTTCTTTTGAAGAAATTCCTCCAGAACTTCTGGGTGGAACTTCGAGCCCGGCTCCTGTTGAAAAACAAGAGTGGGTGGAAGGATCAAACAAAGATGCGGAAGAAAAACCAGATAATTCTGATTTGAATCCCAACCAACTTTCAGGCAATGGAACGGATAAAGATGGATATTTGTTTTCTTTCAATGGAGATAGACCTCCTACCCCCATCATTGATTTTGATTTGAAAGCCTATTTTCCGGAAGCAGCAAAAGCAGCTAATATCAGTCAAAGGACTGTGATTGTGATGGTGCAAGTGGATGAACACGGTGTCCTCCAAGGTGTTAAAGTTGTTTCAGGTAGAGCGGGTTATGGGTTTGATGAAGCCGCCATTCGCATCATCCAAAGAGCCCGGTTTTCCCCTGGATATGACAAAGGAAAACCAACAAGGATGGCTCATAGACTGCCTATCAGTTTTGATTTAGAAGAGGATTGA
- a CDS encoding MotA/TolQ/ExbB proton channel family protein, whose product MQDFVDLGEKIIFLVMLLASILAIAVFIERFIVYKRNFNKESESFLDSLTLLIRHRDLKGTEKLLESHPMENSYSRFIHFVLEREKENHKGLMELMEGKILKERLSLEERLPILNTLGNNAPFIGLLGTVLGVIKAFYGLGTLGNSGAEVVMRSISTALLATAAGLAVAIPVVIANNYFTRKMKLVLGHLEILSKEIHASFVTSGKHNQSSSSTPNIHH is encoded by the coding sequence ATGCAAGATTTCGTAGACCTTGGGGAAAAAATCATATTCCTCGTTATGTTACTCGCGAGTATTCTCGCGATTGCCGTATTTATCGAAAGGTTCATTGTTTATAAACGTAATTTTAACAAAGAATCAGAGTCATTTCTCGATTCACTCACTCTTCTCATCCGCCATAGAGACCTAAAAGGCACTGAAAAATTATTAGAGTCCCACCCCATGGAAAATTCCTATTCAAGGTTCATCCATTTCGTTTTAGAACGGGAAAAGGAAAATCATAAGGGTCTTATGGAGCTCATGGAAGGAAAAATTCTCAAAGAACGTTTGAGTTTAGAGGAAAGACTTCCTATCTTAAACACTCTTGGAAATAACGCACCCTTCATTGGTCTTTTGGGAACGGTTCTTGGTGTGATCAAAGCATTTTACGGACTGGGTACACTTGGGAATTCGGGAGCAGAAGTTGTGATGCGTAGTATCTCCACTGCCCTACTAGCAACTGCTGCGGGTCTTGCGGTAGCCATTCCTGTGGTGATTGCCAATAACTACTTCACTCGGAAAATGAAACTTGTTCTTGGCCATTTGGAAATTTTATCCAAAGAAATCCATGCTAGTTTTGTCACGAGCGGGAAACACAACCAATCTTCTAGTTCGACACCTAACATCCATCACTAA
- a CDS encoding efflux RND transporter permease subunit — translation MSIASFSIKRPIFISSLVIIMVITGFISLKRIGVDLFPDINIPFVVVSTVYPGAGPEEIETSISKPLEEELSSISGLKRITSRNQEGISMVFAEFNLTTDIKYAEQQVRDKTARVKPLFPESSKEPLVQRFDPSDQPIMRISLFADLPEGELYDLAKEKIKTKLEQVNNVGAVKIIGGSRREIHIELDRNKINSYQVPALAIGNQIKNSGVNIPAGKVEGGDKETSFRTVAKYESLSQIENTVVSFGGEFGRGVLVKDLGQVKDTLQDRQTVGMLYAPVKTEEHEEPSVIGKLLFKYEPPKKERVQKKALFLDVYKQSGANTVEVADGILGKIDSINEQIKDLKGAPKVILIRDGSKWIRANIEDVTIAIILGILLAVIVVYLFLGNIRSTLITGMALPNSMLGAFIIMYAMGFTMNVMTLLALSLAVGLLVDDAIVVRENIFRKLEEGESVIVAARKGTEEVTLAVIGTSLTVIAVFLPIGFLSGIVGQFFKQFGFTVVFAMIISLFDGLTVAPMLSAYFAGKTDIHKKKNIVLRNFDKFQDFLDRMYGIIMNFALKKPWAVILLTFLTLVTSIFSLAFVKKTFLPANDQGEFMVNVEMPPGTSLQGTTEVVEDIQNAIIQFVPEMDLLATVVGNSDGESNIATIGVALLPSEYRKRTTGDVKDQVREFLKQYPQARPKVNDYSAIGGGVQYPFNLNLKGENLKDLEAYSFKVMEELRKIPDLTDVDTTYRTGKPEFQVVPNRAKMQTVGVVAGVMGAELRYHIEGGEVAKYLENGIEYDVRLRLKEDQRNLRRSFSETRVPNIQNRLIPLSAIAEGKESSSPARIIREDRSRVVPINANLAPGGAIASASEAATKILKEKLQPPPGITYSFVGQSEDFKELLQNIILAFGMALIFIYLVLASLYESFITPITILFAIPPAISGAFFALALTGEMLNLFSMIGLILLMGLVAKNSILLVDHAMLAMKEHGMTRDEAIFDAGSKRLRPILMTSLAMIAGTLPIALGIGEASKSRTAMGIAIIGGLVLSTLITLIVVPAVFGYIDRLREKIEGAFRPDYEIRPEDLEG, via the coding sequence ATGAGTATAGCTTCTTTTTCCATCAAACGTCCCATTTTTATATCTTCGTTGGTCATCATTATGGTGATTACGGGATTTATTTCTTTGAAACGAATTGGTGTTGATCTTTTCCCTGACATCAATATTCCCTTTGTTGTCGTTTCGACTGTGTATCCAGGTGCAGGCCCGGAAGAAATTGAAACTTCCATATCCAAACCTTTGGAAGAGGAACTCAGTTCCATCTCTGGATTGAAACGGATCACATCCAGAAACCAAGAAGGGATTTCGATGGTCTTTGCTGAGTTCAATCTCACAACAGACATCAAATACGCCGAACAACAAGTTCGGGACAAAACAGCTCGCGTCAAACCACTCTTCCCCGAATCTTCGAAAGAACCACTTGTCCAAAGGTTTGATCCATCAGACCAACCCATCATGAGGATTTCCCTTTTTGCAGACTTACCAGAAGGGGAACTTTATGATTTGGCAAAAGAAAAAATCAAAACCAAGTTAGAACAAGTCAACAACGTGGGCGCTGTAAAAATCATTGGTGGTTCACGCCGGGAAATCCACATCGAACTGGATCGTAACAAAATCAATTCCTACCAAGTCCCAGCCCTTGCGATTGGAAACCAAATCAAAAACTCCGGAGTTAATATTCCCGCGGGAAAGGTAGAAGGTGGGGACAAAGAAACATCTTTTCGAACTGTTGCCAAATACGAATCCTTATCTCAAATCGAAAACACAGTGGTATCCTTTGGTGGGGAATTTGGACGAGGAGTACTTGTTAAGGATTTAGGCCAAGTTAAGGATACTTTACAAGACCGCCAAACAGTAGGTATGTTGTATGCTCCTGTAAAAACAGAAGAACACGAAGAACCATCTGTTATTGGAAAACTTCTTTTTAAATACGAACCTCCCAAAAAAGAAAGAGTACAAAAGAAAGCTCTCTTTCTGGATGTTTACAAACAATCCGGAGCCAATACCGTAGAAGTGGCCGATGGAATTCTTGGAAAAATTGATTCCATTAATGAACAGATCAAAGACTTAAAAGGTGCCCCAAAAGTCATTCTCATCCGCGATGGATCCAAATGGATTCGTGCCAATATTGAAGACGTTACCATCGCCATCATTCTCGGGATTTTACTCGCTGTTATTGTTGTGTATCTTTTCCTTGGGAACATTCGTTCGACTCTTATTACGGGTATGGCCTTACCAAACTCAATGTTAGGTGCCTTTATCATTATGTATGCCATGGGTTTTACCATGAACGTAATGACTCTTCTTGCACTTTCCCTTGCCGTGGGACTCCTTGTGGATGATGCCATTGTGGTCAGGGAAAATATCTTCCGGAAACTAGAAGAAGGGGAATCTGTCATTGTTGCCGCAAGGAAAGGAACAGAAGAGGTAACTCTTGCTGTGATTGGAACTTCCTTAACAGTGATTGCGGTATTCCTTCCGATTGGATTTTTATCAGGGATTGTCGGTCAGTTTTTCAAACAGTTTGGATTTACCGTTGTTTTTGCGATGATCATTTCCCTATTTGATGGATTGACCGTTGCACCAATGTTATCTGCTTATTTTGCAGGAAAAACAGACATCCATAAAAAGAAAAACATCGTATTACGTAACTTCGATAAGTTCCAAGATTTTCTGGACAGAATGTACGGAATCATCATGAACTTTGCCCTAAAAAAACCATGGGCAGTCATTCTACTAACTTTTCTCACATTAGTTACTAGTATTTTCTCACTTGCATTTGTGAAAAAAACCTTCTTACCAGCAAACGACCAAGGTGAGTTTATGGTGAACGTAGAGATGCCGCCGGGAACTTCCTTACAAGGAACTACGGAAGTGGTAGAAGACATTCAAAATGCCATCATCCAATTTGTGCCTGAGATGGACCTTCTCGCAACCGTTGTTGGTAACAGTGATGGAGAATCCAATATTGCGACCATTGGTGTGGCACTTCTCCCTTCCGAATATCGAAAACGTACGACAGGGGATGTCAAAGACCAGGTTCGTGAATTTTTAAAACAATACCCACAAGCAAGACCTAAGGTGAACGACTATTCGGCGATAGGTGGTGGGGTTCAATATCCATTTAACTTAAACTTAAAAGGTGAAAACCTAAAAGATTTGGAAGCGTATTCGTTTAAAGTCATGGAAGAATTACGAAAAATTCCTGACCTTACAGACGTGGACACAACGTACCGAACAGGAAAACCAGAATTCCAAGTAGTTCCAAACCGTGCGAAAATGCAAACCGTGGGTGTGGTCGCTGGTGTTATGGGGGCCGAACTTCGTTACCATATTGAAGGTGGGGAAGTGGCTAAGTATTTAGAAAATGGAATCGAGTATGATGTAAGGCTTCGTTTGAAAGAAGACCAACGAAATTTACGAAGATCGTTTTCTGAAACTCGTGTGCCGAACATCCAAAACCGTCTCATTCCACTCAGTGCCATTGCTGAAGGAAAAGAAAGTAGTTCTCCTGCAAGGATCATCAGAGAAGACAGATCGCGAGTGGTTCCAATCAACGCAAACCTAGCACCGGGTGGAGCGATTGCATCGGCATCTGAGGCAGCGACAAAAATTCTAAAAGAAAAACTTCAGCCTCCTCCAGGGATTACCTATTCCTTTGTGGGCCAATCGGAAGATTTTAAGGAACTTTTACAAAACATCATCCTTGCTTTTGGAATGGCTCTTATCTTCATCTATCTAGTGTTAGCTTCACTATATGAATCCTTTATCACACCGATTACGATTCTATTCGCGATTCCACCGGCCATTTCGGGAGCTTTCTTTGCTCTTGCTTTGACTGGTGAGATGTTAAACCTTTTCAGTATGATTGGACTCATCCTTCTCATGGGACTTGTGGCCAAAAACTCCATCCTTCTTGTAGACCATGCAATGCTTGCCATGAAAGAACATGGAATGACAAGAGATGAAGCCATCTTTGATGCGGGATCCAAACGCCTCCGTCCTATCTTAATGACATCCCTTGCGATGATTGCAGGAACTTTGCCAATTGCACTTGGAATTGGTGAGGCTTCTAAATCAAGAACAGCCATGGGAATTGCGATCATCGGAGGTCTTGTCCTCTCCACTCTCATCACTCTCATTGTGGTGCCTGCTGTGTTTGGATACATTGACCGTCTTCGTGAAAAGATCGAGGGAGCTTTCCGTCCTGATTACGAAATTCGACCAGAGGATTTAGAGGGTTAA
- a CDS encoding PilZ domain-containing protein: MSSERRIYKRISEKVQLTYRVIQSGAGSAQFLPKDKGEGESQDISEGGLLFRTKEPMPLGTRLELELRFPDVKYVLYPKAKVVRLEEFGEGAFYEIGLEFNQLFLDDEKLLLEHISRLEV, from the coding sequence ATGTCCAGCGAACGCCGAATTTACAAACGAATCTCCGAAAAAGTCCAGCTCACATACCGAGTGATCCAATCGGGCGCAGGCTCTGCACAGTTTTTACCCAAAGACAAGGGAGAAGGAGAATCCCAAGATATTTCTGAAGGCGGACTTCTATTCCGAACGAAAGAACCCATGCCGCTTGGCACGAGATTGGAATTAGAATTACGATTTCCTGATGTTAAGTACGTTTTGTACCCTAAAGCAAAGGTGGTTCGTTTGGAAGAGTTCGGAGAAGGGGCATTCTACGAAATTGGACTCGAGTTCAACCAGTTGTTTCTCGATGACGAAAAACTTTTATTAGAACACATTAGTCGATTAGAAGTATAA
- a CDS encoding histidine kinase encodes MLQRLAGFFRGIPLEPISLLAVYSEIISKLYFLGLAYCLAYIQSVYLEWNTPDQTNCILSAIQLVLSVILVLTSFFFRRFFGIAPILVRLTFFLLVLVEIETGFHDPTIPYFDPRNWLTITALLATSSFFYPGLVWQYILEWSIVLLIYIIRVYFANQTVIPLETWREMSTIFPLFLVAFFLNHWWFRTRYIAAYRGMLLEEKRRTFFQDIHDSLGSQLTDLVILTQKLEKTPKEITDIQLQKLKQLSESALQSLRTQVQEEDQRELFQESLLDGIGLSVKKRYKLAGRNVNLEWVGHGEDPIIKIGDPEMAHHILQIFKEITTNDLRYGNGISTWRIERNLDHLEFQFSTESQSLENSGKWTKTKNHDGDEGVLFGIGERGLHQRIKTLNGKILITESPYKIDMKLPIGLFDL; translated from the coding sequence ATGTTACAAAGGTTAGCTGGGTTTTTTCGAGGAATTCCTCTCGAACCGATTTCTCTTCTCGCTGTTTATTCAGAAATTATTAGTAAACTATATTTCCTGGGACTAGCTTATTGTTTGGCTTATATCCAAAGTGTTTATTTGGAGTGGAATACCCCTGACCAAACCAATTGTATTCTTTCTGCTATCCAACTTGTACTCAGTGTCATTTTAGTTTTGACTTCCTTCTTTTTTAGGAGGTTCTTTGGAATTGCTCCTATCCTTGTTCGTTTGACTTTTTTTCTTTTGGTTCTGGTGGAGATTGAAACAGGATTCCATGATCCCACCATTCCTTATTTTGACCCTAGGAATTGGTTAACCATCACTGCTTTACTGGCTACTTCTTCTTTCTTTTATCCGGGCCTTGTTTGGCAGTACATATTAGAATGGTCGATTGTTCTTTTGATATACATCATCAGAGTGTATTTTGCCAACCAAACAGTGATTCCACTGGAAACTTGGAGAGAGATGTCTACCATTTTTCCTTTGTTTTTAGTGGCTTTCTTTTTAAACCATTGGTGGTTTCGAACCAGATACATTGCAGCTTATCGTGGGATGTTGTTGGAAGAAAAACGAAGAACTTTTTTCCAAGACATCCACGATAGTTTGGGCTCCCAACTGACAGATTTGGTGATACTCACGCAAAAACTGGAAAAAACTCCAAAAGAAATTACAGACATCCAATTACAAAAATTAAAACAACTTTCCGAGTCGGCACTGCAATCTTTGCGCACCCAAGTTCAAGAAGAAGACCAAAGAGAGTTGTTCCAGGAATCATTGTTAGACGGAATCGGATTATCCGTCAAAAAAAGATACAAACTAGCAGGGCGGAATGTTAACTTAGAGTGGGTAGGTCACGGCGAAGATCCTATCATTAAAATAGGAGATCCAGAAATGGCCCACCATATCCTTCAGATCTTTAAAGAAATCACAACCAATGATTTAAGGTATGGGAACGGGATTTCCACTTGGAGGATCGAACGAAATTTGGATCACTTAGAATTTCAATTTTCTACTGAGTCACAAAGTTTGGAGAACTCAGGAAAATGGACGAAAACTAAAAACCATGATGGGGATGAAGGTGTCCTTTTTGGGATCGGTGAACGAGGGTTACACCAAAGAATCAAAACACTTAACGGTAAAATTCTCATAACAGAATCTCCTTACAAAATTGATATGAAACTTCCGATAGGGCTTTTTGATTTATGA
- a CDS encoding response regulator transcription factor: MKFISIGIIEDNLDFLQSLCGVLEENPSLHLKTWNSAEEFWAEDAAKEWDLLILDIGLPGMTGIDVLKTYHTVQSRKSLVISSLQTDDAIFSALRNGASGYIWKSELDSLHDTIQTLLDGGSVISPSIAAKVLLSFRKPQPNLDSGVGVEVLTPRERQVLELIVEGDSPHQIASLFGTTVGTVRQQIKTIYKKLQVNTRVQMVKKARQFGIF; the protein is encoded by the coding sequence ATGAAATTCATTTCCATAGGTATCATCGAAGACAATTTGGATTTTTTACAATCCCTATGTGGAGTGTTAGAAGAGAATCCATCACTCCATTTAAAAACTTGGAATTCAGCAGAAGAGTTTTGGGCAGAGGATGCGGCCAAAGAATGGGATCTTCTAATTTTAGACATTGGCCTACCGGGCATGACTGGGATTGATGTCCTCAAAACCTATCATACCGTTCAATCTCGAAAGAGTTTAGTGATTTCTTCCTTACAAACAGATGATGCCATTTTTTCTGCCCTTAGGAATGGGGCATCTGGTTATATTTGGAAATCAGAACTAGACTCTCTTCATGATACCATCCAAACTTTACTTGATGGGGGAAGTGTGATTTCACCTTCCATCGCCGCAAAAGTCTTGTTAAGTTTTCGTAAACCCCAACCAAACTTGGATTCAGGAGTGGGTGTGGAAGTACTCACTCCTAGAGAAAGGCAAGTTTTGGAACTCATTGTGGAAGGGGATAGTCCCCACCAAATTGCTTCTCTTTTTGGAACGACTGTGGGTACGGTGCGCCAACAAATCAAAACGATCTATAAAAAACTCCAAGTCAATACCAGAGTGCAGATGGTGAAAAAAGCCCGTCAGTTTGGAATTTTCTAA